A genomic region of Antennarius striatus isolate MH-2024 chromosome 16, ASM4005453v1, whole genome shotgun sequence contains the following coding sequences:
- the smarca4a gene encoding SWI/SNF related, matrix associated, actin dependent regulator of chromatin, subfamily a, member 4a isoform X3 — translation MSTPDPPMGGTPRPGPSPGPGPSPGGMMGPSPGPSPGSAHSMMGPSPGPPGSGHPHPSQGPSGYPQDNMHQMHKPMEAMHEKGMPDDPRYSQMKGMGMRPGAHSGMGPPPSPMDQHSQGYPSPLGGSEHAPSPVPANGPPSGPMMPGGPSGPGAGPMEGSGDPNQGMGQPNRGGPQGPGGPSSAGGGPGGAGGPTPFSQNQLHQLRAQIMAYKMLARSQPLPEHLQVAVQGKRTMPGMQQQPMPNMPPTAGPGGGPGSGPGPAQANYNRPHGMVGPNMVPPGHAGVPPGMQGQPTNGPPKSWPEGPMVNAAAPSNPPQKLIPPQPTGRPSPAPPAVPPAASPVMPPQTQSPGQPALPPPMMLHQKQNRITPIQKPRGLDPVEILQEREYRLQARIAHRIQELENLPGSLAGDLRTKATIELKALRLLNFQRQLRQEVVVCMRRDTALETALNAKAYKRSKRQSLREARITEKLEKQQKIEQERKRRQKHQEYLNSILQHAKDFKEYHRSITAKIQKATKAVATYHANTEREQKKENERIEKERMRRLMAEDEEGYRKLIDQKKDKRLAYLLQQTDEYVANLTELVRAHKAVQALKEKKKKKKKKKPEAVEGGATALGPDGEPLDETSQMSDLPVKVIHVDSGKILTGVEAPKAGQLEAWLEMNPGYEVAPRSDSEDSGSDDEEEEEEEEEEEQPQPSSAPAEEKKKIPDPDSEDVSEVDVMHIIEHAKQDVDDEYSNASFNRGLQSYYAVAHAVTEKVDKQSTLLVNGQLKQYQIKGLEWLVSLYNNNLNGILADEMGLGKTIQTIALITYLMEYKRLNGPFLIIVPLSTLSNWVYEFDKWAPSVVKVSYKGSPAARRAFVPILRSGKFNVLLTTYEYIIKDKQVLAKIRWKYMIVDEGHRMKNHHCKLTQVLNTHYLAPRRVLLTGTPLQNKLPELWALLNFLLPTIFKSCSTFEQWFNAPFAMTGEKVDLNEEETILIIRRLHKVLRPFLLRRLKKEVEAQLPEKVEYVIKCDMSALQRVLYRHMQAKGVLLTDGSEKDKKGKGGTKTLMNTIMQLRKICNHPYMFQHIEESFSEHLGYSGGIVSGPDLYRSSGKFELLDRILPKLRATNHKVLLFCQMTTLMTIMEDYFAYRNFKYLRLDGTTKAEDRGMLLKTFNDPASEYFVFLLSTRAGGLGLNLQSADTVIIFDSDWNPHQDLQAQDRAHRIGQQNEVRVLRLCTVNSVEEKILAAAKYKLNVDQKVIQAGMFDQKSSGCERRAFLQAILEHEEQDEEEDEVPDDETVNQMIARSEEEFEQFMRMDLDRRREEARNPKRKPRLMEEDDMPSWILKDDAEVERLTCEEEEEKMFGRGSRQRKEVDYSDSLTEKQWLKAIEEGNLEDIEEEVRHKKTTRKRKRDRDHDGGPSTPSSSCGRGRDKDEEVKKAKKRGRPPAEKLSPNPLSLTKKMKKIVDAVIKYKDGSNGRQLSEVFIQLPSRKELPEYYELIRKPVDFRKIKERIRSHKYRSLNDLEKDVMLLCQNAQTFNLEGSLIYEDSIVLQSVFTSVRQKIEKEDESEGEESEEEDEELDEGSESESRSVKVKIKLSRKEKGERGGKGQRRRGRGARAKPVVSDDDSEEEQEEERSASGSEED, via the exons ATGTCCACCCCCGACCCCCCAATGGGAGGGACACCTCGACCTGGACCCTCCCCAGGCCCAGGTCCGTCTCCAGGTGGTATGATGGGCCCGAGCCCAGGCCCGTCTCCAGGATCTGCCCACAGCATGATGGGGCCAAGCCCAGGACCTCCTGGGTCTGGACACCCCCACCCTTCACAGGGACCCTCAGGATATCCTCAGGACAACATGCATCAAATGCACAAA CCCATGGAAGCCATGCATGAGAAGGGAATGCCTGACGACCCCCGTTACAGCCAGATGAAGGGCATGGGCATGAGACCAGGAGCACACAGTGGGATGGGACCCCCTCCAAGCCCAATGGACCAACATTCCCAAG GTTACCCCTCTCCACTGGGAGGCTCTGAACATGCACCTAGTCCCGTCCCGGCCAACGGACCTCCCTCCGGGCCGATGATGCCCGGAGGTCCTTCTGGCCCCGGGGCTGGACCTATGGAGGGCAGTGGGGACCCCAACCAGGGAATGGGCCAGCCTAACCGCGGTGGTCCCCAAGGTCCAGGTGGGCCCAGTAGTGCTGGAGGCGGACCGGGTGGTGCAGGCGGACCCACACCTTTCAGCCAGAATCAGCTGCATCAACTCAGGGCTCAGATTATGGCGTATAAGATGCTGGCGCGCAGTCAGCCTTTACCAGAACACCTGCAGGTGGCTGTGCAGGGGAAGAGGACCATGCCAGGCATGCAGCAGCAGCCAATGCCTAACATGCCACCCACTGCAGGACCTGGAGGTGGGCCTGGgtcaggtccaggtccagctCAAGCCAACTACAACAGACCACATG gCATGGTGGGTCCCAATATGGTGCCTCCTGGACATGCAGGAGTTCCCCCAGGTATGCAAGGCCAGCCCACCAATGGACCCCCCAAATCATGGCCTGAAG GACCAATGGTAAACGCTGCTGCCCCATCCAACCCACCTCAAAAACTGATTCCACCTCAGCCCACTGGCAGGCCCTCCCCAGCTCCTCCCGCTGTCCCCCCTGCTGCTTCCCCAGTCATGCCCCCTCAGACGCAGTCCCCTGGACAGCCCGCATTGCCCCCTCCCATGATGCTTCACCAGAAGCAGAACAGAATCACCCCAATCCAAAAACCTCGTGGGCTGGACCCTGTAGAGATCCTCCAGGAGAGGGAGTACAG GCTCCAGGCTCGTATCGCTCATCGTATCCAGGAGCTGGAGAACCTGCCAGGCTCTCTAGCGGGTGACCTCCGCACCAAAGCCACCATTGAGCTCAAAGCTCTGAGGCTGCTTAACTTCCAGAGACAG CTGCGTCAGGAGGTGGTGGTTTGCATGCGCCGCGACACCGCTTTGGAAACAGCCCTCAACGCCAAAGCCTACAAGCGCAGCAAACGTCAATCCCTCCGTGAGGCTCGCATCACAGAAAAGCTGGAGAAACAGCAGAAGATCGAACAGGAGCGCAAACGCCGCCAGAAACACCAG GAATACCTCAACAGCATCCTGCAGCATGCCAAGGACTTTAAGGAGTATCACCGTTCCATCACAGCAAAAATCCAGAAGGCCACCAAAGCTGTAGCTACTTATCACGCCAACACCGAGCGTGAGCAGAAGAAGGAAAATGAGCGCattgagaaagagagaatgcGGAGGCTAATG gctgaagatgaagaaggtTACCGTAAACTCATCGACCAAAAGAAAGACAAGCGTCTGGCCTACCTCTTACAGCAGACCGATGAGTACGTGGCAAACCTCACTGAGCTGGTCCGAGCTCACAAAGCTGTGCAAGCTctcaaagagaagaaaaagaagaagaaaaagaag AAGCCGGAGGCTGTGGAAGGTGGTGCTACCGCTCTGGGTCCTGATGGAGAG cCTTTAGATGAGACCAGTCAGATGAGTGACCTGCCAGTGAAGGTCATCCACGTGGACAGTGGAAAGATCCTGACTGGCGTCGAGGCTCCGAAGGCCGGCCAGCTAGAAGCCTGGCTGGAAATGAACCCAGG GTATGAAGTAGCGCCACGGTCAGACAGCGAGGACAGTGGTTCagacgatgaggaggaagaggaggag gaagaggaagaggagcagcctCAGCCTTCTTCAGCAccagcagaggagaagaagaagatccctGACCCGGACAGCGAAGACGTGTCCGAAGTGGATGTCATGCACATCATTGA ACACGCCAAGCAGGATGTGGACGATGAGTACAGCAATGCGTCTTTCAACCGAGGCCTGCAGTCCTACTACGCCGTAGCTCACGCCGTCACTGAGAAAGTGGACAAACAGTCCACACTGCTGGTTAACGGGCAGCTCAAGCAATACCAG ATTAAAGGTCTGGAGTGGCTCGTTTCTCTTTACAACAACAACTTGAACGGCATCCTGGCTGATGAGATGGGTCTGGGGAAGACCATCCAGACCATCGCCCTCATCACTTACCTCATGGAGTACAAGCGCCTCAACGGACCCTTCCTCATCATTGTGCCACTATC AACTCTATCAAACTGGGTCTATGAGTTTGATAAGTGGGCTCCATCCGTGGTGAAAGTCTCCTACAAG GGGTCTCCAGCTGCTCGCCGTGCTTTTGTTCCCATCCTGCGCAGCGGCAAGTTCAACGTGCTGCTGACCACGTACGAATACATTATTAAGGACAAACAAGTACTAGCAAAG ATTCGTTGGAAGTACATGATTGTGGATGAAGGCCATCGTATGAAGAACCACCACTGTAAGCTCACCCAGGTTTTGAACACACACTACTTGGCCCCACGCCGCGTGCTGCTCACGGGCACGCCGCTGCAGAACAAGCTGCCCGAGCTTTGGGCGCTGCTCAACTTCCTCCTGCCCACGATTTTCAAGAGCTGCAGCACATTCGAGCAGTGGTTCAACGCTCCGTTCGCCATGACCGGAGAGAAG GTTGATCTGAATGAAGAAGAGACCATACTCATCATTCGACGTTTACACAAGGTTCTCAGGCCTTTCCTGCTGCGCCGACTCAAAAAAGAAGTGGAAGCACAGCTGCCGGAGAAG GTGGAGTATGTGATAAAGTGCGACATGTCTGCTCTACAGAGGGTTTTATACAGACACATGCAGGCCAAGGGTGTCCTGCTCACAGACGGCtcagagaaagacaagaag GGTAAAGGTGGCACAAAGACCCTGATGAACACTATCATGCAACTGAGGAAGATTTGCAACCACCCCTACATGTTCCAGCACATCGAG GAGTCTTTCTCTGAACATCTTGGATATTCCGGTGGAATCGTGAGCGG CCCTGACCTTTACCGCTCCTCTGGGAAGTTTGAGCTGCTGGATCGCATCTTGCCTAAGCTGAGGGCCACCAATCACAAAGTGCTGCTCTTCTGTCAAATGACGACACTCATGACCATCATGGAGGACTACTTCGCCTACCGTAACTTCAAGTACCTGCGTTTAGATG GGACCACCAAGGCAGAGGACCGCGGCATGCTGCTAAAGACGTTCAACGACCCAGCCTCTGAGTACTTCGTGTTCCTGCTCAGCACCAGAGCCGGAGGCCTGGGCCTCAACTTGCAGTCCGCTGACACAGTCATCATCTTTGACAGCGACTGGAACCCTCATCAG GACCTGCAGGCCCAGGACAGGGCGCACCGCATCGGCCAGCAGAACGAGGTGCGCGTGCTCCGCCTCTGCACCGTCAACAGCGTGGAGGAGAAAATCCTGGCGGCGGCCAAGTACAAACTGAACGTGGACCAGAAGGTCATCCAGGCCGGCATGTTTGACCAGAAGTCTTCAGGCTGTGAGCGCCGGGCCTTCTTACAGGCCATTCTGGAGCACGAGGAGCAAGACGAG gaggaagatgaagtaCCAGATGATGAGACTGTCAATCAGATGATTGCCAGAAGTGAAGAGGAGTTTGAACAGTTCATG CGAATGGACCTAGACCGACGTCGCGAGGAGGCCCGCAACCCCAAGAGAAAACCTCGTCTGATGGAGGAGGATGACATGCCCAGCTGGATTTTGAAAGACGATGCAGAGGTCGAGCGGCTAACCtgcgaagaggaggaggagaagatgttTGGCAGAGGATCCCGCCAGCGTAAAGAAGTGGACTACAGCGACTCTCTCACTGAGAAACAATGGTTGAAG GCCATCGAGGAGGGGAACCTGGAAGACATCGAAGAGGAAGTGCGTCACAAAAAGACCACCAGGAAACGCAAGAGAGACCGTGACCACGACGGTGGCCCGTCCACGCCGAGTTCCAGCTGTGGCCGAGGGCGGGACAAagatgaggaggtgaagaaggcTAAAAAACGTGGCCGCCCACCTGCTGAGAAACTCTCCCCCAACCCGctctccctcaccaagaagatgaaaaagatCGTTGATGCCGTCATCAAGTATAAGGATGG CAGCAATGGCAGACAGCTGAGTGAAGTTTTCATCCAGCTTCCGTCTCGCAAGGAGTTACCAGAGTACTACGAACTCATCCGCAAaccagtggactttaggaagatcaag GAGAGAATCCGGAGCCATAAGTACCGCAGCCTGAATGACCTGGAGAAGGACGTGATGCTGCTGTGTCAGAACGCTCAGACGTTCAACCTGGAGGGGTCTCTG ATCTATGAGGACTCCATCGTGCTCCAGTCTGTCTTTACCAGCGTGAGACAGAAGATCGAGAAGGAGGACGAAAGTGAAGGAGAGGAAAGCgaggaagaagacgaggagCTCGACGAAGGCTCAGAGTCTGAAT CTCGTTCAGTGAAGGTGAAGATTAAGCTGAGCCGCAAAGAAAAGGGGGAGCGAGGAGGAAAAGGACAGCGACGACGGGGCCGCGGAGCCCGTGCTAAACCGGTGGTAAGCGACGACGACAGcgaagaggagcaggaagag gagcGTTCGGCCAGCGGCAGCGAGGAGGACTGA
- the smarca4a gene encoding SWI/SNF related, matrix associated, actin dependent regulator of chromatin, subfamily a, member 4a isoform X4: MSTPDPPMGGTPRPGPSPGPGPSPGGMMGPSPGPSPGSAHSMMGPSPGPPGSGHPHPSQGPSGYPQDNMHQMHKPMEAMHEKGMPDDPRYSQMKGMGMRPGAHSGMGPPPSPMDQHSQGYPSPLGGSEHAPSPVPANGPPSGPMMPGGPSGPGAGPMEGSGDPNQGMGQPNRGGPQGPGGPSSAGGGPGGAGGPTPFSQNQLHQLRAQIMAYKMLARSQPLPEHLQVAVQGKRTMPGMQQQPMPNMPPTAGPGGGPGSGPGPAQANYNRPHGMVGPNMVPPGHAGVPPGMQGQPTNGPPKSWPEGPMVNAAAPSNPPQKLIPPQPTGRPSPAPPAVPPAASPVMPPQTQSPGQPALPPPMMLHQKQNRITPIQKPRGLDPVEILQEREYRLQARIAHRIQELENLPGSLAGDLRTKATIELKALRLLNFQRQLRQEVVVCMRRDTALETALNAKAYKRSKRQSLREARITEKLEKQQKIEQERKRRQKHQEYLNSILQHAKDFKEYHRSITAKIQKATKAVATYHANTEREQKKENERIEKERMRRLMAEDEEGYRKLIDQKKDKRLAYLLQQTDEYVANLTELVRAHKAVQALKEKKKKKKKKKPEAVEGGATALGPDGEPLDETSQMSDLPVKVIHVDSGKILTGVEAPKAGQLEAWLEMNPGYEVAPRSDSEDSGSDDEEEEEEEEEEEQPQPSSAPAEEKKKIPDPDSEDVSEVDVMHIIEHAKQDVDDEYSNASFNRGLQSYYAVAHAVTEKVDKQSTLLVNGQLKQYQIKGLEWLVSLYNNNLNGILADEMGLGKTIQTIALITYLMEYKRLNGPFLIIVPLSTLSNWVYEFDKWAPSVVKVSYKGSPAARRAFVPILRSGKFNVLLTTYEYIIKDKQVLAKIRWKYMIVDEGHRMKNHHCKLTQVLNTHYLAPRRVLLTGTPLQNKLPELWALLNFLLPTIFKSCSTFEQWFNAPFAMTGEKVDLNEEETILIIRRLHKVLRPFLLRRLKKEVEAQLPEKVEYVIKCDMSALQRVLYRHMQAKGVLLTDGSEKDKKGKGGTKTLMNTIMQLRKICNHPYMFQHIEESFSEHLGYSGGIVSGPDLYRSSGKFELLDRILPKLRATNHKVLLFCQMTTLMTIMEDYFAYRNFKYLRLDGTTKAEDRGMLLKTFNDPASEYFVFLLSTRAGGLGLNLQSADTVIIFDSDWNPHQDLQAQDRAHRIGQQNEVRVLRLCTVNSVEEKILAAAKYKLNVDQKVIQAGMFDQKSSGCERRAFLQAILEHEEQDEEEDEVPDDETVNQMIARSEEEFEQFMRMDLDRRREEARNPKRKPRLMEEDDMPSWILKDDAEVERLTCEEEEEKMFGRGSRQRKEVDYSDSLTEKQWLKAIEEGNLEDIEEEVRHKKTTRKRKRDRDHDGGPSTPSSSCGRGRDKDEEVKKAKKRGRPPAEKLSPNPLSLTKKMKKIVDAVIKYKDGNGRQLSEVFIQLPSRKELPEYYELIRKPVDFRKIKERIRSHKYRSLNDLEKDVMLLCQNAQTFNLEGSLIYEDSIVLQSVFTSVRQKIEKEDESEGEESEEEDEELDEGSESESRSVKVKIKLSRKEKGERGGKGQRRRGRGARAKPVVSDDDSEEEQEEERSASGSEED, from the exons ATGTCCACCCCCGACCCCCCAATGGGAGGGACACCTCGACCTGGACCCTCCCCAGGCCCAGGTCCGTCTCCAGGTGGTATGATGGGCCCGAGCCCAGGCCCGTCTCCAGGATCTGCCCACAGCATGATGGGGCCAAGCCCAGGACCTCCTGGGTCTGGACACCCCCACCCTTCACAGGGACCCTCAGGATATCCTCAGGACAACATGCATCAAATGCACAAA CCCATGGAAGCCATGCATGAGAAGGGAATGCCTGACGACCCCCGTTACAGCCAGATGAAGGGCATGGGCATGAGACCAGGAGCACACAGTGGGATGGGACCCCCTCCAAGCCCAATGGACCAACATTCCCAAG GTTACCCCTCTCCACTGGGAGGCTCTGAACATGCACCTAGTCCCGTCCCGGCCAACGGACCTCCCTCCGGGCCGATGATGCCCGGAGGTCCTTCTGGCCCCGGGGCTGGACCTATGGAGGGCAGTGGGGACCCCAACCAGGGAATGGGCCAGCCTAACCGCGGTGGTCCCCAAGGTCCAGGTGGGCCCAGTAGTGCTGGAGGCGGACCGGGTGGTGCAGGCGGACCCACACCTTTCAGCCAGAATCAGCTGCATCAACTCAGGGCTCAGATTATGGCGTATAAGATGCTGGCGCGCAGTCAGCCTTTACCAGAACACCTGCAGGTGGCTGTGCAGGGGAAGAGGACCATGCCAGGCATGCAGCAGCAGCCAATGCCTAACATGCCACCCACTGCAGGACCTGGAGGTGGGCCTGGgtcaggtccaggtccagctCAAGCCAACTACAACAGACCACATG gCATGGTGGGTCCCAATATGGTGCCTCCTGGACATGCAGGAGTTCCCCCAGGTATGCAAGGCCAGCCCACCAATGGACCCCCCAAATCATGGCCTGAAG GACCAATGGTAAACGCTGCTGCCCCATCCAACCCACCTCAAAAACTGATTCCACCTCAGCCCACTGGCAGGCCCTCCCCAGCTCCTCCCGCTGTCCCCCCTGCTGCTTCCCCAGTCATGCCCCCTCAGACGCAGTCCCCTGGACAGCCCGCATTGCCCCCTCCCATGATGCTTCACCAGAAGCAGAACAGAATCACCCCAATCCAAAAACCTCGTGGGCTGGACCCTGTAGAGATCCTCCAGGAGAGGGAGTACAG GCTCCAGGCTCGTATCGCTCATCGTATCCAGGAGCTGGAGAACCTGCCAGGCTCTCTAGCGGGTGACCTCCGCACCAAAGCCACCATTGAGCTCAAAGCTCTGAGGCTGCTTAACTTCCAGAGACAG CTGCGTCAGGAGGTGGTGGTTTGCATGCGCCGCGACACCGCTTTGGAAACAGCCCTCAACGCCAAAGCCTACAAGCGCAGCAAACGTCAATCCCTCCGTGAGGCTCGCATCACAGAAAAGCTGGAGAAACAGCAGAAGATCGAACAGGAGCGCAAACGCCGCCAGAAACACCAG GAATACCTCAACAGCATCCTGCAGCATGCCAAGGACTTTAAGGAGTATCACCGTTCCATCACAGCAAAAATCCAGAAGGCCACCAAAGCTGTAGCTACTTATCACGCCAACACCGAGCGTGAGCAGAAGAAGGAAAATGAGCGCattgagaaagagagaatgcGGAGGCTAATG gctgaagatgaagaaggtTACCGTAAACTCATCGACCAAAAGAAAGACAAGCGTCTGGCCTACCTCTTACAGCAGACCGATGAGTACGTGGCAAACCTCACTGAGCTGGTCCGAGCTCACAAAGCTGTGCAAGCTctcaaagagaagaaaaagaagaagaaaaagaag AAGCCGGAGGCTGTGGAAGGTGGTGCTACCGCTCTGGGTCCTGATGGAGAG cCTTTAGATGAGACCAGTCAGATGAGTGACCTGCCAGTGAAGGTCATCCACGTGGACAGTGGAAAGATCCTGACTGGCGTCGAGGCTCCGAAGGCCGGCCAGCTAGAAGCCTGGCTGGAAATGAACCCAGG GTATGAAGTAGCGCCACGGTCAGACAGCGAGGACAGTGGTTCagacgatgaggaggaagaggaggag gaagaggaagaggagcagcctCAGCCTTCTTCAGCAccagcagaggagaagaagaagatccctGACCCGGACAGCGAAGACGTGTCCGAAGTGGATGTCATGCACATCATTGA ACACGCCAAGCAGGATGTGGACGATGAGTACAGCAATGCGTCTTTCAACCGAGGCCTGCAGTCCTACTACGCCGTAGCTCACGCCGTCACTGAGAAAGTGGACAAACAGTCCACACTGCTGGTTAACGGGCAGCTCAAGCAATACCAG ATTAAAGGTCTGGAGTGGCTCGTTTCTCTTTACAACAACAACTTGAACGGCATCCTGGCTGATGAGATGGGTCTGGGGAAGACCATCCAGACCATCGCCCTCATCACTTACCTCATGGAGTACAAGCGCCTCAACGGACCCTTCCTCATCATTGTGCCACTATC AACTCTATCAAACTGGGTCTATGAGTTTGATAAGTGGGCTCCATCCGTGGTGAAAGTCTCCTACAAG GGGTCTCCAGCTGCTCGCCGTGCTTTTGTTCCCATCCTGCGCAGCGGCAAGTTCAACGTGCTGCTGACCACGTACGAATACATTATTAAGGACAAACAAGTACTAGCAAAG ATTCGTTGGAAGTACATGATTGTGGATGAAGGCCATCGTATGAAGAACCACCACTGTAAGCTCACCCAGGTTTTGAACACACACTACTTGGCCCCACGCCGCGTGCTGCTCACGGGCACGCCGCTGCAGAACAAGCTGCCCGAGCTTTGGGCGCTGCTCAACTTCCTCCTGCCCACGATTTTCAAGAGCTGCAGCACATTCGAGCAGTGGTTCAACGCTCCGTTCGCCATGACCGGAGAGAAG GTTGATCTGAATGAAGAAGAGACCATACTCATCATTCGACGTTTACACAAGGTTCTCAGGCCTTTCCTGCTGCGCCGACTCAAAAAAGAAGTGGAAGCACAGCTGCCGGAGAAG GTGGAGTATGTGATAAAGTGCGACATGTCTGCTCTACAGAGGGTTTTATACAGACACATGCAGGCCAAGGGTGTCCTGCTCACAGACGGCtcagagaaagacaagaag GGTAAAGGTGGCACAAAGACCCTGATGAACACTATCATGCAACTGAGGAAGATTTGCAACCACCCCTACATGTTCCAGCACATCGAG GAGTCTTTCTCTGAACATCTTGGATATTCCGGTGGAATCGTGAGCGG CCCTGACCTTTACCGCTCCTCTGGGAAGTTTGAGCTGCTGGATCGCATCTTGCCTAAGCTGAGGGCCACCAATCACAAAGTGCTGCTCTTCTGTCAAATGACGACACTCATGACCATCATGGAGGACTACTTCGCCTACCGTAACTTCAAGTACCTGCGTTTAGATG GGACCACCAAGGCAGAGGACCGCGGCATGCTGCTAAAGACGTTCAACGACCCAGCCTCTGAGTACTTCGTGTTCCTGCTCAGCACCAGAGCCGGAGGCCTGGGCCTCAACTTGCAGTCCGCTGACACAGTCATCATCTTTGACAGCGACTGGAACCCTCATCAG GACCTGCAGGCCCAGGACAGGGCGCACCGCATCGGCCAGCAGAACGAGGTGCGCGTGCTCCGCCTCTGCACCGTCAACAGCGTGGAGGAGAAAATCCTGGCGGCGGCCAAGTACAAACTGAACGTGGACCAGAAGGTCATCCAGGCCGGCATGTTTGACCAGAAGTCTTCAGGCTGTGAGCGCCGGGCCTTCTTACAGGCCATTCTGGAGCACGAGGAGCAAGACGAG gaggaagatgaagtaCCAGATGATGAGACTGTCAATCAGATGATTGCCAGAAGTGAAGAGGAGTTTGAACAGTTCATG CGAATGGACCTAGACCGACGTCGCGAGGAGGCCCGCAACCCCAAGAGAAAACCTCGTCTGATGGAGGAGGATGACATGCCCAGCTGGATTTTGAAAGACGATGCAGAGGTCGAGCGGCTAACCtgcgaagaggaggaggagaagatgttTGGCAGAGGATCCCGCCAGCGTAAAGAAGTGGACTACAGCGACTCTCTCACTGAGAAACAATGGTTGAAG GCCATCGAGGAGGGGAACCTGGAAGACATCGAAGAGGAAGTGCGTCACAAAAAGACCACCAGGAAACGCAAGAGAGACCGTGACCACGACGGTGGCCCGTCCACGCCGAGTTCCAGCTGTGGCCGAGGGCGGGACAAagatgaggaggtgaagaaggcTAAAAAACGTGGCCGCCCACCTGCTGAGAAACTCTCCCCCAACCCGctctccctcaccaagaagatgaaaaagatCGTTGATGCCGTCATCAAGTATAAGGATGG CAATGGCAGACAGCTGAGTGAAGTTTTCATCCAGCTTCCGTCTCGCAAGGAGTTACCAGAGTACTACGAACTCATCCGCAAaccagtggactttaggaagatcaag GAGAGAATCCGGAGCCATAAGTACCGCAGCCTGAATGACCTGGAGAAGGACGTGATGCTGCTGTGTCAGAACGCTCAGACGTTCAACCTGGAGGGGTCTCTG ATCTATGAGGACTCCATCGTGCTCCAGTCTGTCTTTACCAGCGTGAGACAGAAGATCGAGAAGGAGGACGAAAGTGAAGGAGAGGAAAGCgaggaagaagacgaggagCTCGACGAAGGCTCAGAGTCTGAAT CTCGTTCAGTGAAGGTGAAGATTAAGCTGAGCCGCAAAGAAAAGGGGGAGCGAGGAGGAAAAGGACAGCGACGACGGGGCCGCGGAGCCCGTGCTAAACCGGTGGTAAGCGACGACGACAGcgaagaggagcaggaagag gagcGTTCGGCCAGCGGCAGCGAGGAGGACTGA